One segment of Mugil cephalus isolate CIBA_MC_2020 chromosome 14, CIBA_Mcephalus_1.1, whole genome shotgun sequence DNA contains the following:
- the LOC125019575 gene encoding CMP-N-acetylneuraminate-beta-galactosamide-alpha-2,3-sialyltransferase 1-like, translating into MSKLKMLKMISIALCFAGILVFLTGLTEFNIQFFLDNQTLCGTCLSPKNQLCFHPLKPPVEPLLSANNNLSEDDFNWWKHLQDEKLDYNTYKETVNSLFQTFPTILESLKPSRDSCKTCAVVGNSGNLKGSRRGPQIDFHDYVIRINRGRTKGFEEDVGTKTTHRVMYPESAVDLDNSTHLVLAPFKILDLEWLRMSMTTGFHGMSYVPVKSKIAANKDLVMVINPAYIRHVHDTWLGKKGRYPSTGFITLALALYICNEVHVFGFGADKDGNWNHYFEELRDKKHRTGVHPGQQEIDSSQESHTLTQQNETSAFQRTRKKEDLHMMVALLFFVC; encoded by the exons ATGTCAAAGTTGAAGATGTTAAAGATGATCTCTATAGCCCTGTGCTTCGCCGgcattcttgtgtttttaacaggACTCACTGAGTTCAATATTCAGTTCTTTCTTGATAATCAAACCCTCTGTGGGACGTGTTTATCCCCCAAAAATCAGCTGTGCTTCCACCCCTTAAAACCCCCAGTTGAGCCGCTTTTATCTGCGAACAACAACCTCTCAGAGGATGATTTCAACTGGTGGAAG CACTTACAGGATGAAAAACTAGACTACAACACATATAAAGAAACAGTGAACAGCCTGTTTCAGACATTCCCAACCATCCTGGAGTCTTTAAAGCCCAGCAGAGACAGCTGTAAGACCTGTGCTGTGGTGGGAAATTCTGGTAACTTGAAGGGATCACGTCGTGGACCTCAGATAGATTTCCATGATTACGTCATCAG AATTAACAGGGGTCGCACCAAAGGCTTCGAAGAAGATGTCGGCACCAAAACAACTCATCGGGTCATGTATCCAGAGAGTGCCGTGGATTTAGACAACTCCACTCACCTTGTGTTGGCTCCATTCAAGATACTGGATCTAGAGTGGCTCAGGATGAGCATGACAACTGGATTTCATGGAAT GTCCTATGTTCCAGTAAAATCAAAAATAGCAGCCAACAAGGATTTG GTGATGGTGATCAACCCGGCTTACATAAGACACGTTCATGACACGTGGCTGGGAAAGAAGGGCCGGTATCCATCCACTGGCTTTATAACTTTGGCTCTTGCGCTGTACATTTGCAATGAG GTCCATGTGTTCGGCTTCGGAGCAGACAAGGATGGAAACTGGAATCATTACTTTGAGGAACTCCGGGACAAAAAGCACAGAACTGGAGTACATCCAGGACAACAGGA aattgaCAGCAGCCAGGAGTCTCATACTCTTACACAGCAAAATGAGACTTCTGCTTTCCAGAGaacaaggaagaaagaagatTTACACATGATGGTtgcactacttttttttgtatgttaa